TATTGAAGAAATCAAAAAATGGGCAATAAATGAGCCCTTTGCCGAAGCAATTATTTTAGTAGGTTCTTATGCAAGGGGCACACAAAAGGCAGATTCAGATATTGATTTAGTTATTTTAACTTCTAATAAGCAACACTATATTGATAATACTCAAATATTCAGTGCCTTTGGGTTGATTAATAGGTCGGATATTGAATTTTATGGTGAGTGTACTTCGATTCGCATTTGGTATAAGAGTGGCTTAGAAGTAGAGTTCGGAATGGTACCTTTATCATGGATTGATTTACCTTTAGATTTCGAAACAGAGCGAGTTTTGTCTTATGGGTATAAAATATTGGTTGATAAAAAAAGAATATTCACTCCAATTACATCTATAATACCTGAGCACCCCTAATAAGCATATTTAGAATTTGTTTTACTTCACAATATTTACATTATATTCAACAGGAATAGTTAAGGAAAAAGAATTATTTATATTGACGTACTCTATGCTATCTATAAACTAGAATATATATTAAAAAAGCTTTTGTAGATAGGTGCATAATTTACCAATAATGGAACCTTTTAGTGTTAATAGAATATTGCCGTGATGCAATTTTTTAAAGATGGTGTTGTCTTATTCATAACATGATATAATAAATCATGTTATGAATAAGACAGTAGAAAATTTCTCCTGTCTAAACAAGGAGGTAAAAATTTATGAAAAAACAAGTACATTTTGCAAAAATTTTAGCACTATTATCAATTCCTTTAGTAGCTTTTATTTTATGGTATATATTTTTACCAGCATTCAATTTACATTCTTTTGGATTTTGGATTTATCTTTTAGTTAATTTAATATATATCGTAACTATTTTAATTACATTTAACAAAAAGTATTACAAGCTTTACATGATACCAGCAATTCTTATGGCCTTATTTATTGTATTAAAAATATTTTCTGCAACAATATTTCATTCAACAAGATATGCAAATTTAATTGAAAAAGAAAATAGTTCTTTTGAAGAAGATATTAAAGAGGCTTCATTTGAGCAAGTTCCTACAGTTGATAGAGATACAGCGCAAAGATTAGGTAGTAGAAAAATGGGGAAAATGTTAGAATTAGTTTCTCAATACAATGTATCCGATGCCTATACTCAAATCAATTTTGATGATAAACCAGTAAGAGTTACTCCGCTCGAATACAATGGGTTCTTAAAGTGGATAAGTAATAGAAATAAAGGAATA
This is a stretch of genomic DNA from Xylanivirga thermophila. It encodes these proteins:
- a CDS encoding nucleotidyltransferase domain-containing protein, producing the protein MFENLIEEIKKWAINEPFAEAIILVGSYARGTQKADSDIDLVILTSNKQHYIDNTQIFSAFGLINRSDIEFYGECTSIRIWYKSGLEVEFGMVPLSWIDLPLDFETERVLSYGYKILVDKKRIFTPITSIIPEHP